From the Rhodoferax sp. WC2427 genome, one window contains:
- a CDS encoding LuxR C-terminal-related transcriptional regulator, whose protein sequence is MSTMRERDWRACFELLQTVVDAGDSVDALARAAVNALPALVAAEVSSLAEYNLRNGRRQVLAMPEAAPGAPNPVGGKPCRRPHPLLHLHADPPVPGGYRTGEALLYPRPNRSEPYGGSFRRRGTDYVLALPVYVDDTTLVSFVLNRRDRDFSERERAMLALVGGPLTRMYRQARALEQLRTSLSTLAPNAQGLHARGVTPRETEVLRWLAAGKTDREIAAILGCSYRTVQKHLQRLYIKLGVETRTAAVLRALGRPVRTAAYGDPDPVGLS, encoded by the coding sequence ATGAGCACCATGCGTGAGCGGGATTGGCGTGCCTGTTTCGAGCTGCTGCAGACGGTGGTCGACGCGGGCGACAGTGTGGACGCGCTGGCCCGCGCCGCCGTCAACGCCCTGCCCGCGCTGGTGGCCGCGGAGGTCAGCAGCCTGGCCGAATACAACCTGCGCAATGGTCGCCGCCAGGTGCTGGCCATGCCCGAGGCGGCACCCGGTGCCCCCAACCCGGTCGGTGGCAAGCCCTGCCGCCGCCCGCATCCCTTGCTGCACCTGCACGCCGACCCGCCGGTGCCGGGCGGCTACCGCACCGGTGAGGCACTGCTGTACCCGCGCCCGAACCGCAGCGAACCCTATGGCGGCTCCTTCCGCCGCCGCGGCACCGACTATGTGCTGGCGCTGCCGGTGTATGTTGATGACACCACCCTGGTGAGTTTTGTCCTGAACCGGCGTGACCGCGATTTCAGTGAGCGCGAACGCGCCATGCTCGCGCTGGTGGGGGGGCCGCTGACCCGCATGTACCGGCAAGCGCGGGCGCTGGAGCAGCTGCGCACCAGCCTGTCGACCCTGGCCCCCAATGCCCAGGGCCTGCATGCCCGTGGCGTCACGCCCCGCGAGACCGAGGTGCTGCGCTGGCTGGCCGCGGGCAAGACCGACCGCGAGATTGCGGCCATTCTGGGCTGCAGCTACCGCACGGTGCAAAAGCATTTGCAGCGCCTGTACATCAAGCTCGGTGTCGAGACCCGCACGGCGGCGGTGCTGCGGGCCCTGGGCAGACCAGTACGCACTGCTGCGTATGGCGATCCAGATCCGGTCGGCCTAAGCTGA
- a CDS encoding class III extradiol ring-cleavage dioxygenase — MTSTPTPSATLAPVLFVSHGAPTFAIEPGTLGPLLTSLGQTLHGIRAVLVVSPHWQTRGVQVMASAAPETVHDFGGFPQALYSLRYPAPGAPDIAAEVQRVLNDAGWPATLDARRGLDHGAWVPLRHLLPAATIPVFQVSMPHDLDTAGALRLGQALAPLRAQGVLVLASGSMTHNLYEFRHAHTDAADYAVEFTHWIRQAVNGHAADKLVDYRRLAPHAERAHPTEEHYLPLLVAMGGRSDSEAPRVIDGGITHGVLSMESYAWGLPATTH; from the coding sequence ATGACATCCACTCCCACCCCTTCTGCCACCCTCGCTCCGGTGCTGTTCGTATCCCACGGCGCCCCCACGTTTGCCATCGAGCCCGGCACACTCGGCCCCTTGCTGACCTCGCTGGGCCAGACGCTGCACGGCATCCGCGCCGTGCTGGTGGTCTCGCCGCACTGGCAGACCCGCGGCGTGCAGGTGATGGCCAGTGCCGCGCCCGAGACGGTGCACGACTTTGGCGGCTTCCCACAGGCCCTGTACAGCCTGCGCTATCCCGCACCCGGCGCCCCGGACATCGCCGCCGAAGTGCAGCGCGTGCTGAATGATGCCGGCTGGCCCGCCACGCTGGACGCACGGCGCGGGCTGGACCACGGTGCCTGGGTGCCCCTGCGCCACCTGCTGCCTGCGGCCACCATCCCGGTGTTCCAGGTGTCGATGCCGCACGACCTGGACACCGCCGGGGCCCTGCGCCTGGGCCAGGCCCTGGCACCGCTGCGGGCGCAAGGCGTGCTGGTGCTGGCTTCGGGCAGCATGACGCACAACCTGTACGAGTTCCGCCACGCCCACACCGACGCCGCCGACTACGCGGTCGAGTTCACCCACTGGATCCGCCAGGCCGTCAACGGCCATGCCGCGGACAAGCTGGTGGACTACCGCCGCCTGGCCCCGCACGCCGAGCGCGCCCACCCCACCGAAGAGCACTACCTGCCCCTGCTGGTGGCCATGGGCGGACGCAGCGATTCGGAGGCGCCCCGCGTGATCGACGGCGGCATCACCCACGGCGTACTCTCCATGGAGTCGTATGCCTGGGGTTTGCCCGCCACCACCCATTGA
- a CDS encoding HDOD domain-containing protein → MSVPQLTEALPDLAAWTRYCTSAEIPVLAETARALEVLRAKEDEVDAAMLAKAIQTDPLMAIKVMAYVASLRRPDVHVMDSSKTETITGALVMLGIAPFFRHFGPQPTVEDRLADQPQALAAVRELLQRAERARLFALGFAVHRADMDVDVILHAAFLHDFAELLLWCHAPALALQIQAAQQADPTLRSAAIQKTVLNIELDDLAQQLMRQWCLPAMLVRISDARHAEQANVLNVVLAVRLARHTLHGWDNPAVPDDVEAIAKLLNATPRIALAYLHKIVADL, encoded by the coding sequence ATGTCTGTCCCCCAACTTACCGAAGCCCTGCCCGACCTCGCGGCGTGGACGCGCTACTGCACCAGCGCCGAGATCCCTGTGCTGGCCGAGACGGCGCGGGCGCTGGAGGTGTTGCGGGCCAAGGAGGACGAGGTGGACGCGGCCATGCTGGCCAAAGCCATCCAGACCGACCCGCTGATGGCCATCAAGGTCATGGCCTATGTGGCCAGCCTGCGCCGCCCGGACGTGCACGTGATGGATTCCAGCAAAACCGAAACCATCACCGGCGCCCTGGTGATGCTGGGCATCGCCCCGTTCTTCCGCCACTTTGGCCCACAGCCCACGGTGGAAGACCGCCTGGCCGACCAGCCGCAGGCGCTGGCCGCCGTGCGCGAGCTGCTGCAGCGGGCCGAGCGGGCGCGCCTGTTTGCGCTGGGCTTTGCGGTGCACCGGGCGGATATGGATGTGGACGTGATCCTGCACGCCGCGTTTTTGCACGACTTTGCCGAGCTGCTGCTGTGGTGCCATGCGCCTGCGCTGGCCCTGCAGATCCAGGCCGCGCAGCAGGCCGACCCCACCCTGCGCAGTGCCGCCATCCAAAAGACGGTGCTCAACATCGAGCTGGACGACCTGGCCCAGCAGCTCATGCGCCAGTGGTGCCTGCCCGCCATGCTGGTGCGTATCAGCGATGCCCGCCATGCCGAGCAGGCCAATGTGCTCAACGTGGTGCTGGCCGTGCGGCTGGCGCGCCACACGCTGCACGGCTGGGACAACCCCGCCGTGCCCGACGATGTGGAAGCCATCGCCAAGCTGCTGAACGCCACGCCCCGCATCGCGCTGGCCTACCTGCACAAGATCGTGGCGGACTTGTAG
- a CDS encoding alpha/beta hydrolase translates to MSTLHTSPDFALSFRVLQPQPARPTALVLLLHGVGGSESNLMDMAAAIAAQQPGTLVVLPRGPLTLGPGQFAWFRVAFGPTGPRIDAAEADSSRLALTRFIGQLQQAHGIAPQHTVVAGFSQGGIMSAGVGLTAPATVAGFGILSGRILPELEPHLAPPAQLAQVQAFVGHGEFDSKLPVAWAERSDQWLGALGVPLQSHRYPIDHGISAAMQADFLAWLQTVLRAG, encoded by the coding sequence ATGAGCACCCTGCACACCAGCCCCGATTTCGCCCTCAGCTTTCGCGTCCTCCAGCCGCAACCCGCCCGCCCCACCGCCCTCGTGCTGCTGCTGCACGGGGTGGGCGGGTCGGAAAGCAATCTGATGGACATGGCCGCCGCCATCGCCGCGCAACAGCCCGGCACCCTGGTGGTGCTGCCACGCGGCCCGCTGACCCTGGGGCCGGGGCAGTTTGCCTGGTTCCGGGTGGCGTTTGGCCCCACCGGGCCGCGCATCGACGCAGCCGAGGCCGACAGCAGCCGCCTGGCGCTCACCCGTTTCATCGGCCAGTTGCAGCAGGCCCACGGCATTGCGCCGCAGCACACGGTGGTGGCGGGCTTCAGCCAGGGCGGCATCATGAGCGCGGGGGTAGGGCTGACGGCACCGGCCACGGTGGCGGGTTTCGGCATTTTGTCGGGCCGCATCCTGCCCGAGCTGGAGCCGCACCTGGCCCCGCCCGCGCAGCTGGCCCAGGTGCAGGCCTTTGTGGGCCATGGCGAGTTCGACAGCAAGCTGCCGGTGGCCTGGGCCGAGCGCTCCGACCAGTGGCTGGGCGCTCTGGGCGTGCCCCTGCAAAGCCACCGCTACCCCATAGACCACGGCATCAGCGCGGCCATGCAGGCCGACTTTCTGGCCTGGCTGCAGACGGTGCTGCGAGCGGGTTAA
- a CDS encoding PAS domain-containing protein: protein MIALNPLTFNGADMAARLAVLSPAELDGLDFGVIGFDADTVVTQYNIYESQAAGLSPERVLGHPLFTVVAPCMNNFLVAQRFEDAEANDEPLDATLDYVLTLRMRPVKVALRLLSDPGQALRYVLVFRA, encoded by the coding sequence GTGATTGCTTTGAATCCACTGACTTTCAATGGGGCCGACATGGCGGCCCGGCTTGCGGTGCTCAGCCCGGCCGAATTGGATGGACTCGATTTTGGCGTGATCGGTTTCGATGCCGATACGGTAGTCACCCAGTACAACATCTATGAATCCCAGGCCGCCGGTTTGTCGCCCGAGCGGGTGCTGGGGCACCCCCTGTTTACCGTGGTGGCCCCGTGCATGAACAACTTCCTGGTGGCGCAGCGCTTTGAAGACGCCGAAGCCAATGACGAGCCGCTGGATGCCACCCTCGACTACGTGCTGACCCTGCGCATGCGCCCGGTGAAGGTGGCCCTGCGGCTGCTGTCCGACCCGGGCCAGGCGCTGCGCTACGTGCTGGTATTTCGGGCCTAG
- a CDS encoding NAD(P)-dependent oxidoreductase: MKIALIGGTGFVGSAVLTELLSRGHQVTALARNPAKFTAQPGLTVVAADVLDAAQVAKAVAGTDAVISAYNPGWTEPQIHDLFLQGSQAILDGIKQAGGMRVLVVGGAGSLFVAPGVQLVDTPPFPAEYKQGALAARELLNRIQKETTLDWTFLSPPIALAPGARTGQYRVGGDQLLPGVGEAPAGISVADLAVAMVDEIETPKHLKKRFTVAN; this comes from the coding sequence ATGAAAATCGCACTCATCGGCGGCACCGGTTTCGTCGGCAGCGCCGTACTCACCGAACTGCTCAGCCGGGGCCACCAGGTCACCGCGCTGGCCCGCAACCCGGCCAAGTTCACCGCCCAGCCCGGCCTGACCGTGGTGGCCGCCGACGTGCTGGATGCCGCACAAGTGGCCAAAGCCGTGGCCGGTACCGACGCCGTCATCAGCGCCTACAACCCCGGCTGGACCGAGCCGCAGATCCATGACCTGTTCCTGCAAGGCAGCCAGGCGATTCTGGACGGCATCAAGCAGGCAGGCGGCATGCGCGTGCTGGTGGTGGGCGGCGCAGGCAGCCTGTTTGTGGCGCCCGGCGTGCAACTGGTGGACACCCCGCCGTTCCCCGCCGAATACAAGCAGGGCGCACTGGCCGCCCGCGAGCTGCTCAACCGCATCCAGAAGGAAACCACGCTGGACTGGACCTTCCTCTCGCCCCCCATCGCCCTGGCCCCCGGCGCGCGTACCGGCCAGTACCGCGTGGGTGGCGACCAACTGCTGCCCGGCGTGGGTGAGGCCCCCGCAGGCATCAGCGTGGCCGACCTGGCCGTGGCCATGGTGGACGAGATCGAAACACCCAAGCATCTCAAGAAGCGCTTTACCGTGGCGAACTGA
- a CDS encoding MFS family transporter, with amino-acid sequence MSAIPIPSGSAATPMPYSFEEKRRRIFAIVAASSGNLVEWFDFYIYAFCAIYFAPAFFPKSDPTAQLLNTAGVFAAGFLMRPIGGWLFGRLADRKGRKTSMVVSVVMMCAGSLLIACLPTYASIGAMAPVLLLTARLLQGLSVGGEYGTTATYMSEVAMRGQRGFFSSFQYVTLIGGQLLAVLVVVVLQQFLDEAELKSWGWRIPFVLGACTAVVALMLRRTLHETTTAQSRSAKGAGSVAELVKHHKRALLVVLGYTAGGSLIFYTFTTYMQKYLVNSAGMSIKTASNVMTACLFLYMCMQPVFGALSDRIGRRNNMLLFGGLGTLMVVPIMTTLQTVTSPLLAGVLITIALAVVSFYTSVGGIVKAEMFPPEVRALGVGLSYAVGNAIFGGSAEYVALGLKSMGMEPYFYWYVTGMMVLAFAVSFLLPRQATYLHDDH; translated from the coding sequence ATGAGCGCCATCCCGATCCCGAGCGGCTCCGCCGCCACCCCCATGCCCTATAGCTTCGAAGAAAAGCGCAGGCGCATTTTTGCCATCGTGGCCGCCTCGTCCGGCAACCTGGTGGAGTGGTTTGACTTCTACATCTACGCGTTTTGTGCCATCTACTTTGCGCCCGCGTTCTTTCCCAAGTCGGACCCCACGGCCCAGTTGCTCAACACCGCCGGGGTGTTTGCCGCAGGCTTTTTGATGCGCCCCATCGGCGGCTGGCTGTTTGGCCGCCTGGCCGACCGCAAGGGCCGCAAGACCTCGATGGTGGTGTCGGTGGTAATGATGTGCGCGGGCTCGCTGCTCATCGCCTGCCTGCCCACCTACGCCAGCATCGGGGCCATGGCGCCGGTGCTGCTGCTGACGGCGCGGCTGCTGCAAGGCCTGTCGGTGGGTGGCGAGTACGGCACCACCGCCACCTATATGAGCGAGGTGGCCATGCGCGGCCAGCGCGGCTTCTTTTCGTCGTTCCAGTACGTCACGCTGATCGGCGGGCAGTTGCTGGCGGTGCTGGTGGTGGTGGTGTTGCAGCAGTTTCTGGACGAGGCCGAGCTCAAAAGCTGGGGCTGGCGCATTCCCTTCGTGCTGGGTGCTTGCACCGCGGTGGTGGCCCTCATGCTGCGCCGCACCCTGCACGAAACCACCACCGCCCAATCCCGCAGCGCCAAGGGCGCGGGCAGCGTGGCCGAGCTGGTCAAGCACCACAAGCGTGCGCTGCTGGTGGTGCTGGGCTACACGGCGGGCGGCTCGCTGATCTTCTACACCTTCACCACCTACATGCAAAAGTACCTGGTGAACTCGGCCGGCATGTCGATCAAGACCGCCAGCAATGTGATGACCGCCTGCCTGTTCCTCTACATGTGCATGCAGCCGGTGTTTGGCGCCTTGTCCGACCGCATTGGTCGGCGCAACAACATGCTGCTGTTTGGCGGCCTGGGCACGCTGATGGTGGTGCCCATCATGACCACGCTGCAAACCGTGACCAGCCCGCTGCTGGCGGGCGTGCTGATCACCATCGCCCTGGCGGTGGTGAGCTTCTACACCTCGGTGGGCGGCATCGTGAAGGCCGAGATGTTTCCGCCCGAAGTGCGCGCACTCGGCGTGGGCCTGTCGTATGCGGTGGGCAACGCCATCTTTGGCGGCAGCGCCGAGTACGTGGCCCTGGGCCTGAAGTCCATGGGAATGGAGCCGTACTTCTACTGGTACGTCACCGGCATGATGGTGCTGGCCTTTGCCGTGAGCTTTTTGCTGCCGCGCCAGGCCACCTACCTGCACGACGACCATTGA
- a CDS encoding LysR substrate-binding domain-containing protein, with protein sequence MDRFLEMQTFSAVVDAGSFVKAAEALGLSKAAVSRYVGELEARLGVRLLQRTTRRLSLTEEGQVFYARSKELLAGVEEAEMEATSRSAAASGLLRINAPVTFGNLHLAPLWGVFRSQHPQVALDITLSDRVVDLVEEGYDVAIRIATLPSSTLVSKRLASTRIVLCASPAYLAAHGTPQHPADLAAHAVIAYRYWASKDEWHFDGPDGPVTAKTRPCMHTNSGDTCRAAALAHQGIILQPTFLVAGDLAASTLVELMPQYRSLTMGIYAVYPTRKHVSPKVRALVDFLAGKLAAVAW encoded by the coding sequence ATGGACCGTTTTCTGGAAATGCAAACCTTCAGCGCCGTGGTGGACGCGGGCAGCTTCGTCAAGGCCGCCGAGGCGCTGGGCTTGTCCAAGGCCGCCGTGTCGCGCTATGTGGGCGAACTGGAGGCGCGGCTGGGTGTGCGCCTGCTGCAGCGCACCACGCGCCGCCTGTCGCTTACCGAAGAAGGCCAGGTGTTCTACGCCCGCAGTAAGGAGCTGCTGGCCGGGGTGGAAGAGGCCGAAATGGAGGCCACTTCGCGCAGCGCCGCCGCCAGCGGCCTGCTGCGCATCAACGCGCCGGTGACCTTTGGCAACCTGCACCTGGCCCCGCTGTGGGGCGTGTTCCGCAGCCAGCACCCGCAGGTGGCGCTGGACATCACCCTGTCGGACCGGGTGGTGGACCTGGTGGAGGAGGGCTACGACGTGGCCATCCGCATCGCCACCCTGCCCAGCTCCACCCTGGTCAGCAAGCGCCTGGCCAGCACCCGCATCGTGCTGTGCGCATCGCCCGCCTACCTGGCCGCACACGGCACGCCCCAGCACCCGGCCGACCTGGCCGCGCACGCGGTAATTGCCTACCGCTACTGGGCCAGCAAGGATGAATGGCACTTTGACGGACCCGATGGCCCGGTCACCGCCAAGACCCGCCCCTGCATGCACACCAACAGCGGCGACACCTGCCGCGCCGCCGCGCTGGCGCACCAGGGCATCATCCTGCAGCCCACGTTTCTGGTGGCGGGCGACCTGGCGGCGAGCACCCTGGTGGAGCTGATGCCGCAGTACCGCTCGCTGACCATGGGCATCTACGCCGTGTACCCCACGCGCAAGCACGTGTCGCCCAAGGTGCGGGCGCTGGTGGACTTTTTGGCGGGGAAACTGGCGGCGGTGGCCTGGTGA
- a CDS encoding putative bifunctional diguanylate cyclase/phosphodiesterase yields MPATAANEAYEALIQFLYQAPIGLAQTSLDGSIEMANPMSAQLLMPVSPDGSLDNLFDVLADVAPHLRSMVAAFAPASGVVCESMRIPLQPDGRGQTAPQMLSFNLLKMGPDRLMAVLSDITREVQREQQGLARRLSAADRMDNLTRMPKRAVALERLQRAMERAPEEPGYAFAVLYLNCDRLKQINNTQGHAAGNEVLSMLSDRLRTTLRSRNRLGQPHGGEQMAARVGGDEFVVVLDDLEHPDDVHVVAQRLLDVLAKPYGIGTQQLHCGVSIGIVLRAQTRGDAEAVLQCASIAMAEAKRAGGGRYVVFEPAMHARAAHRSETEAELRLALAEEQLFVVYQPVVGLLGPGRNDGSVDRSAGVEALVRWQHPTRGVVPPFEFIGVAEECGLIGALGDFVLATACRQFVQWQAELGARAPRLLAVNLSRAQLAQPDWAEHVGELLRSIGMAPAQLQLEVTESLAAQDENVQTCLHALKALGLTLALDDFGTGYSSLASLHQLPVDVVKIDRSFVSQSATSHHHRVLIEATVRVAHSLGMGTVAEGIETEAQAAIVRTLQCEKGQGYLFSKPLRAEDLVRWINAAD; encoded by the coding sequence ATGCCCGCCACTGCCGCCAACGAAGCCTACGAGGCGCTGATCCAATTTCTCTACCAGGCCCCGATCGGGCTGGCCCAAACCAGCCTGGACGGCAGCATCGAGATGGCCAACCCCATGTCGGCGCAGCTGCTGATGCCGGTGTCGCCCGATGGTAGCCTGGACAACCTGTTTGACGTGCTGGCCGATGTGGCACCGCACCTGCGCAGCATGGTGGCGGCCTTCGCCCCGGCCAGCGGCGTGGTGTGCGAGTCGATGCGCATCCCGCTGCAACCCGATGGCCGGGGCCAGACGGCGCCGCAGATGCTGTCGTTCAACCTGCTCAAGATGGGCCCCGACCGGCTGATGGCCGTGCTGAGCGACATCACCCGCGAAGTGCAGCGCGAGCAGCAGGGCCTGGCCCGCCGCCTGAGTGCCGCCGACCGCATGGACAACCTGACCCGCATGCCCAAACGGGCGGTGGCGCTGGAGCGCCTGCAGCGGGCCATGGAGCGCGCGCCCGAGGAGCCCGGCTACGCCTTCGCCGTGCTGTACTTGAACTGCGACCGCCTCAAGCAGATCAACAACACCCAGGGCCATGCGGCGGGTAACGAAGTTCTGTCGATGCTGTCCGACCGCTTGCGCACCACCTTGCGCTCGCGCAACCGCCTGGGCCAGCCGCATGGCGGCGAGCAGATGGCTGCGCGCGTCGGCGGTGACGAGTTTGTGGTGGTGCTGGACGACCTGGAGCACCCCGACGATGTGCACGTGGTGGCGCAGCGCCTGCTGGATGTGCTGGCCAAGCCCTACGGCATTGGCACCCAGCAGTTGCACTGCGGCGTGAGCATCGGCATCGTGCTGCGCGCCCAAACCCGTGGCGACGCCGAAGCGGTGCTGCAGTGCGCCAGCATCGCCATGGCGGAGGCCAAGCGCGCCGGGGGCGGGCGCTACGTGGTGTTTGAGCCGGCCATGCATGCGCGCGCCGCACACCGCTCGGAGACCGAGGCCGAGCTGCGCCTGGCCCTGGCCGAGGAGCAGCTGTTTGTGGTGTACCAGCCGGTGGTGGGCCTGCTGGGGCCGGGGCGTAACGACGGCTCGGTGGACCGTTCTGCGGGGGTCGAAGCGCTGGTGCGCTGGCAGCACCCCACGCGGGGCGTGGTGCCGCCGTTTGAATTCATTGGTGTGGCCGAAGAATGTGGCCTGATCGGTGCGCTGGGCGACTTCGTGCTGGCCACCGCCTGCCGCCAGTTTGTGCAGTGGCAGGCCGAGCTGGGCGCCAGGGCTCCGCGCCTGCTGGCGGTCAACCTGTCGCGCGCCCAGTTGGCCCAGCCCGACTGGGCCGAGCACGTGGGTGAGCTGCTGCGCAGCATCGGCATGGCCCCCGCACAACTGCAGCTGGAGGTGACCGAGAGCCTGGCCGCGCAGGACGAAAACGTGCAGACCTGCCTGCACGCGCTCAAAGCGCTGGGCCTGACCCTGGCGCTGGACGACTTTGGTACCGGCTATTCCTCGCTGGCCAGCCTGCACCAGCTGCCGGTGGACGTGGTGAAGATCGACCGCTCGTTTGTCAGCCAGTCTGCCACCAGCCACCACCACCGCGTGCTGATCGAAGCCACGGTGCGGGTGGCCCACAGCCTGGGCATGGGCACGGTGGCCGAAGGCATCGAAACCGAAGCCCAGGCCGCCATCGTGCGCACCCTGCAGTGCGAAAAAGGCCAGGGCTATTTGTTCAGCAAACCGCTGCGGGCCGAGGACCTGGTGCGCTGGATCAATGCGGCGGATTGA
- a CDS encoding exonuclease domain-containing protein, translating to MTPDFPPLAFVDIETTGGSAGRDRVTEVGIVEVDGPHVRRWSQLIHPGTRIPAFIQQLTGIDDAMVADQPPFEAVAAEILDRLRGKLFVAHNARFDYGFLRAEFKACGIAWQAPVLCTVQLSRRLFPTQARHNLDTLIAVHGLQMPARHRALADADALAQFWQLLLHRFDTATLSAAVNALSARPAVPPQLDAEHIDRLPETPGVYVFYDAQRRPLYIGKSKNLRSRVLAHFSAALSKPKEMRLSQQVADIDWLETEGEVGALLLEAQWVKSKQPSMNVQLRRQRDLHAWQLDDTSALLTPLVPRLVNGPDIALGVQDNLFGPFRSRREALQLLETLATTQGLCRGVLGLEKLAPGRPCFAHQIRQCAGACVGTQPLAQHNLALLTALTRHKVQRWPHPGPIGLREGRDLHVLHDWRYLGTAKSEEEVAELLESGHTAFDFDTYKILSKALAKARAGQIVRLGQR from the coding sequence ATGACCCCCGATTTCCCGCCCCTGGCCTTTGTCGACATTGAAACCACCGGCGGCAGCGCCGGGCGCGACCGCGTCACCGAGGTCGGCATCGTCGAGGTGGACGGCCCCCACGTGCGCCGCTGGAGCCAGCTGATCCACCCCGGCACGCGCATCCCGGCCTTCATCCAGCAGCTCACCGGCATCGACGACGCGATGGTGGCCGACCAGCCCCCCTTCGAGGCCGTGGCCGCCGAGATCCTGGACCGGCTGCGCGGCAAGCTGTTTGTGGCCCACAACGCCCGCTTCGACTACGGTTTTTTACGGGCCGAGTTCAAGGCCTGCGGCATCGCCTGGCAGGCCCCCGTGCTGTGCACCGTGCAGCTATCGCGCCGCCTGTTCCCCACCCAGGCGCGGCACAACCTCGACACCCTGATCGCCGTGCACGGCCTGCAGATGCCCGCGCGCCACCGCGCCCTGGCCGATGCCGACGCGCTGGCCCAGTTCTGGCAGTTGCTGCTCCACCGGTTCGATACCGCCACGCTCAGCGCGGCGGTCAATGCCCTTTCGGCCCGCCCTGCCGTGCCGCCGCAGCTGGATGCCGAGCACATCGACCGCCTGCCCGAAACCCCCGGCGTGTACGTGTTTTACGACGCCCAGCGCCGCCCGCTGTACATCGGCAAAAGCAAAAACCTGCGCAGCCGCGTGCTGGCCCACTTCAGCGCGGCACTCAGCAAACCCAAGGAAATGCGCCTGAGCCAGCAGGTGGCCGACATCGACTGGCTGGAAACCGAGGGCGAAGTCGGCGCGCTGCTGCTCGAAGCCCAGTGGGTCAAAAGCAAGCAACCCAGCATGAACGTGCAACTGCGCCGCCAGCGCGACCTGCACGCCTGGCAGCTGGACGACACCAGCGCACTGCTGACCCCGCTGGTGCCGCGCCTGGTCAACGGCCCCGACATCGCCCTGGGCGTGCAAGACAATTTATTCGGCCCCTTCCGCTCGCGCCGCGAAGCCCTGCAGCTGCTGGAAACCCTGGCCACCACCCAGGGCCTGTGCCGTGGCGTGCTGGGCCTGGAAAAGCTCGCGCCCGGCCGCCCCTGCTTCGCCCACCAGATCCGCCAGTGCGCCGGGGCCTGCGTGGGCACCCAGCCCCTGGCCCAGCACAACCTGGCCCTGCTCACCGCCCTGACCCGCCACAAGGTGCAGCGCTGGCCGCACCCCGGCCCCATTGGCCTGCGCGAAGGCCGCGACCTGCACGTGCTGCACGACTGGCGCTATCTGGGCACCGCCAAAAGCGAGGAAGAAGTGGCCGAGCTGCTGGAGTCCGGCCACACCGCGTTCGACTTCGATACCTACAAGATTCTGAGCAAGGCCCTGGCCAAGGCGCGGGCCGGGCAGATCGTGCGGCTGGGGCAACGCTGA
- a CDS encoding LysR family transcriptional regulator has translation MNNPTDQLKRMAVFAEVVAAGSLTAAAQRLGMTPSAVSQHLRQLEKSLGLALLHRSTRKLTLTEAGARYHVGCAAMVAAARAAESALALLRDEPEGELRLAAPIGFASLLAVALQPLRSYPKLTLRLLLDDAVIDLIEARVDIALRVGSLANSSLVARKLGSMERQLCAAPGYLAEHGWPAQPQDLLQHAWLGSGSAHTTFDTLELQGPGGAQQTVQLEGRVQATQVSALHALCLAGWGICMAVRQEDFQALADGRLVPVLPDWHMADLPVYAITQRRGEQPAKVRHALDMLGRFFAGNFQRLAVA, from the coding sequence ATGAATAACCCCACAGACCAGCTCAAACGCATGGCGGTGTTTGCCGAGGTGGTGGCAGCGGGCTCGTTGACTGCAGCGGCGCAGCGGCTGGGCATGACGCCGTCGGCGGTGAGCCAGCACCTGCGCCAGTTGGAAAAATCGCTGGGCCTGGCGCTGCTGCACCGCTCTACCCGCAAGCTCACGCTCACCGAGGCCGGGGCCCGCTACCACGTGGGCTGTGCGGCCATGGTGGCGGCGGCGCGGGCCGCCGAGTCGGCGCTGGCGCTGCTGCGCGACGAACCCGAAGGCGAACTGCGGCTGGCCGCGCCCATCGGCTTTGCCAGCCTGCTGGCCGTGGCGCTGCAGCCGCTGCGCAGCTACCCCAAGTTAACGTTACGGCTGCTGCTGGACGACGCGGTGATCGACCTGATCGAGGCCCGGGTGGACATAGCCCTGCGCGTGGGCAGCCTGGCCAACTCCAGCCTGGTGGCACGCAAGCTGGGCAGCATGGAGCGCCAACTCTGCGCCGCACCCGGCTACCTGGCCGAGCACGGCTGGCCCGCGCAGCCGCAGGACCTGCTGCAGCATGCCTGGCTGGGCAGCGGCTCGGCCCACACCACATTCGACACGCTGGAGCTGCAGGGGCCGGGCGGTGCACAACAGACGGTACAGCTCGAAGGCCGGGTGCAGGCCACCCAGGTGTCGGCCCTGCACGCGCTGTGCCTGGCCGGTTGGGGCATCTGCATGGCCGTGCGGCAGGAAGACTTCCAGGCCCTGGCCGATGGCCGCCTGGTGCCCGTGCTGCCCGACTGGCACATGGCCGACCTGCCGGTCTACGCCATCACCCAGCGGCGCGGCGAGCAACCGGCCAAGGTGCGGCATGCGCTGGACATGCTGGGCCGCTTTTTTGCCGGTAACTTCCAGCGCCTGGCCGTGGCATAG